The following coding sequences are from one Egicoccus sp. AB-alg6-2 window:
- a CDS encoding NAD(P)H-dependent glycerol-3-phosphate dehydrogenase has protein sequence MGAGSWGTAFGIMCVDAGEPTTIWARRDAVAGEIARERTNNLYLPDVRLPDGLEATSDPASALADADVVVLAVPSVGIEQQLADWGAYIPSDATLVSLIKGVDVASLRFASQVVRDSLDCDPDRVVVVSGPNLAKECAQRLPAATVAASPDERRAERVQQAVMAPYFRVYTNPDKIGVEVGGAVKNVVALAAGMAHGMGFGDNTMAAVITRGLAEMVRLGVALGGNALTFAGLAGVGDLVATCTSPKSRNRTVGERLGKGESLEDVIASMNMVAEGVKSSRAILGLAERAGVEMPITEGVVAVCHAGHDPGNLVEALLQRSAKPEIYGM, from the coding sequence ATGGGAGCCGGATCGTGGGGAACCGCGTTCGGCATCATGTGTGTGGACGCCGGCGAGCCGACGACCATCTGGGCCCGCCGCGACGCGGTCGCCGGCGAGATCGCCCGGGAGCGCACCAACAACCTCTACCTGCCCGACGTGCGCCTGCCCGACGGGCTCGAGGCCACCTCCGACCCCGCGTCCGCACTCGCCGACGCCGACGTGGTGGTGCTCGCCGTCCCGTCGGTCGGCATCGAGCAGCAGCTGGCCGACTGGGGCGCGTACATCCCTTCGGACGCCACGCTGGTGAGCCTGATCAAGGGCGTGGACGTGGCGTCGCTGCGGTTCGCCAGCCAGGTCGTGCGTGACTCGCTGGACTGCGATCCGGACCGCGTCGTCGTCGTGTCGGGGCCCAACCTCGCGAAGGAGTGCGCCCAACGTCTGCCGGCGGCCACCGTGGCCGCGAGCCCGGACGAGCGGCGCGCCGAGCGGGTGCAGCAGGCGGTGATGGCGCCCTACTTCCGGGTCTACACCAACCCGGACAAGATCGGGGTCGAGGTCGGCGGCGCGGTCAAGAACGTGGTTGCGCTCGCGGCCGGGATGGCCCACGGCATGGGCTTCGGCGACAACACCATGGCCGCCGTCATCACCCGCGGCCTGGCCGAGATGGTCCGCCTCGGCGTGGCGCTCGGCGGCAACGCCCTGACGTTCGCCGGGCTGGCGGGGGTGGGCGATCTCGTCGCCACCTGCACGTCGCCGAAGTCGCGCAACCGCACCGTCGGCGAGCGGCTCGGCAAGGGGGAATCGCTCGAGGACGTGATCGCCTCGATGAACATGGTCGCCGAGGGCGTCAAGTCGTCACGAGCGATCCTCGGCCTGGCCGAACGCGCCGGCGTCGAGATGCCGATCACGGAGGGCGTGGTCGCGGTCTGCCACGCCGGACACGATCCCGGCAACCTGGTCGAGGCGCTGTTGCAGCGCTCGGCCAAGCCGGAGATCTACGGCATGTGA
- the cofC gene encoding 2-phospho-L-lactate guanylyltransferase, giving the protein MSSNTVALVPLRAPGVGKTRLADALSPERRAALAGAMLADVCDALAVAAVDALVVVAGGEAAAAAACALGLEVVLDPPGCDGLDAALWAAQQRVGPVGALLVVTADLPRLAADDVTAVLDTDAEVVVAPTDDGGTGGLLRRPGDVMPTAYGPRSARRHRIEAAARGLRVATCHRPGFATDVDTLGDLASLRTGPLGRATTAVLERWTYQDAETG; this is encoded by the coding sequence ATGTCGTCGAACACGGTCGCTCTCGTCCCGCTCCGCGCCCCCGGAGTGGGCAAGACGCGTCTCGCGGACGCGTTGTCGCCCGAACGTCGCGCTGCGCTCGCCGGCGCGATGCTCGCCGACGTGTGCGATGCACTGGCGGTGGCCGCCGTCGACGCCCTCGTCGTCGTGGCCGGTGGCGAGGCCGCCGCGGCGGCCGCCTGCGCGCTCGGGCTCGAGGTCGTGCTCGACCCTCCCGGCTGTGACGGCCTCGACGCGGCGCTGTGGGCGGCGCAACAGCGGGTTGGGCCGGTCGGTGCGCTGCTCGTGGTGACCGCCGACCTGCCGCGACTGGCGGCCGACGACGTCACGGCCGTGCTCGACACCGATGCCGAGGTGGTGGTCGCACCGACCGACGACGGCGGCACGGGCGGACTGCTCCGTCGCCCCGGCGACGTCATGCCCACCGCCTACGGTCCGCGCTCTGCACGTCGCCATCGCATCGAGGCAGCGGCCCGGGGGCTGCGTGTCGCCACCTGTCACCGGCCCGGGTTCGCCACGGACGTCGACACGCTCGGCGACCTCGCATCACTGCGCACCGGACCGCTCGGGCGGGCGACCACGGCGGTGCTGGAGCGCTGGACCTACCAGGACGCCGAGACCGGCTGA
- a CDS encoding GNAT family N-acetyltransferase, with amino-acid sequence MPDDLPPSALPTPPDGFSLRRATWDDLFTVAGLYAACSLARVGAVTTRPGDLRVRWLELGGPQDVLLVEHPDASPALVAALEFQADVDPWTDELDLHVEGKVHPAWEGHGLATYLLDHAERRARREAWLAGRATAVLRTTVVDGDERARSFFAHRGFVPVRHLLQLRLDLHASPPQAVWPAGVGCRTFVPGRDEEALWSAHLAAFADNPEFLPLELHDWVEFHTRDPGFDPSLVLLAEADPGIGVSDADGLDAPTVVGFAWCRAGAEGAAEEGWIRDLAVVPAWQGRGIGMALLRAAFGAFRTRGLTGVRLEVDDVTMDGAVGLYRRAGMRIARRTDVLEQLLVTAASIDDPGPPPLPPAA; translated from the coding sequence GTGCCCGACGACCTGCCACCCTCCGCCCTGCCGACGCCACCAGACGGCTTCTCGCTGCGGCGCGCCACCTGGGACGACCTGTTCACCGTCGCCGGGCTGTACGCGGCGTGCTCGTTGGCGCGGGTGGGTGCCGTCACGACCCGCCCCGGCGACCTGCGGGTGCGTTGGCTGGAGCTCGGAGGACCACAGGACGTGCTGCTGGTCGAGCACCCGGACGCGTCCCCCGCGCTGGTGGCGGCGCTGGAGTTCCAGGCCGACGTCGACCCGTGGACCGACGAGCTCGACCTGCATGTCGAGGGCAAGGTCCACCCCGCGTGGGAGGGGCACGGGCTGGCCACCTACCTCCTCGACCACGCCGAACGGCGGGCACGCCGCGAGGCATGGCTCGCGGGACGCGCGACGGCGGTGCTGCGCACGACCGTCGTCGACGGCGACGAGCGGGCGCGGTCCTTCTTCGCCCACCGCGGCTTCGTGCCCGTCCGCCACCTGCTGCAGTTGCGGCTGGACCTGCACGCCTCGCCCCCGCAAGCGGTGTGGCCGGCGGGGGTGGGCTGCCGGACGTTCGTGCCCGGGCGTGACGAGGAGGCGCTGTGGTCGGCGCACCTGGCGGCGTTCGCCGACAACCCGGAGTTCCTGCCGCTGGAACTGCACGACTGGGTCGAGTTCCACACCCGCGACCCGGGCTTCGACCCTTCGCTGGTGCTGCTCGCCGAGGCGGACCCGGGCATCGGGGTGTCCGACGCGGACGGGCTCGATGCGCCGACGGTCGTCGGGTTCGCCTGGTGCCGGGCCGGCGCGGAAGGCGCCGCCGAGGAGGGCTGGATCCGCGACCTCGCCGTGGTCCCGGCGTGGCAGGGCCGAGGGATCGGCATGGCGCTGCTGCGGGCGGCGTTCGGCGCGTTCCGGACCCGGGGGCTGACGGGCGTGCGGCTCGAGGTCGACGACGTGACGATGGACGGCGCCGTCGGCCTGTACCGGCGCGCCGGAATGCGCATCGCGAGGCGCACCGACGTCCTCGAGCAGCTGCTGGTCACCGCCGCCAGCATCGACGACCCCGGGCCGCCACCGCTGCCCCCCGCCGCCTGA
- the serB gene encoding phosphoserine phosphatase SerB — MDEALRTILVRCTGRDRPGITTGLLGVLASTGAHLYDMEQVVVRERLTLDLLVGVTAGDDVLKDLLFHGWEHGLQLEFEVVEETSQRATKPRFVVTVIGQTLAPGALAGVTGAIAEGDGNIDRILRLSRYPVVSYEFVVVDGDVEVMRRALVAASRQHGVDVAIQRESLERRAKRLVVMDVDSTLIQDEVIELLADVAGCAGEVADITARAMNGELDFEASLRERVAKLAGTPASALDEVRARLRLTPGARTFVRTLKRLGYTVAIVSGGFTAVTDVLAHDLDLDHAVANELEVVDGHLTGRVLGDVVDRAGKAAVLRRIAAAEQIPLEQTVAIGDGANDLDMLATAGLGIAFNAKPVVRDAADTAVSVPYLDAILFLLGIRRDEVDAADANDPDLVRDAPLPVPGTPPV; from the coding sequence ATGGACGAGGCGCTACGGACGATCCTGGTGCGCTGCACCGGACGCGACCGCCCCGGCATCACGACGGGGCTGCTCGGCGTGCTCGCTTCGACCGGTGCGCACCTGTACGACATGGAACAGGTGGTGGTCCGCGAACGCCTCACCCTCGACCTGCTTGTCGGTGTCACCGCCGGCGACGACGTCCTGAAGGACCTGCTCTTTCACGGCTGGGAGCACGGGCTGCAACTCGAGTTCGAGGTCGTCGAGGAGACCTCACAGCGGGCCACCAAGCCCCGCTTCGTGGTGACCGTCATCGGACAGACCCTTGCGCCGGGTGCGCTGGCCGGGGTCACGGGCGCGATCGCCGAGGGCGACGGCAACATCGACCGCATCCTGCGTCTCTCGCGCTACCCGGTGGTCTCCTACGAGTTCGTGGTCGTCGACGGCGACGTCGAGGTGATGCGGCGGGCGCTGGTCGCCGCCAGCCGTCAGCACGGCGTCGACGTCGCCATCCAGCGGGAGAGCCTCGAACGGCGGGCCAAGCGCCTGGTGGTCATGGACGTGGACTCGACCCTGATCCAGGACGAGGTCATCGAACTGCTCGCCGACGTCGCCGGTTGCGCCGGCGAGGTCGCCGACATCACGGCACGGGCGATGAACGGCGAACTCGACTTCGAGGCCTCCCTGCGCGAGCGGGTCGCCAAGCTCGCCGGCACCCCCGCCAGTGCGCTGGACGAGGTCCGGGCCCGCCTGCGGCTCACCCCCGGCGCACGCACGTTCGTGCGGACGCTCAAGCGGCTGGGCTACACCGTCGCGATCGTCTCGGGCGGGTTCACCGCCGTCACCGACGTGCTCGCCCACGACCTCGACCTCGACCACGCGGTCGCCAACGAACTCGAGGTGGTCGACGGCCACCTCACCGGCCGCGTTCTCGGTGACGTCGTCGACCGTGCCGGCAAGGCGGCGGTCCTGCGCCGCATCGCCGCCGCCGAGCAGATCCCGCTCGAACAGACCGTCGCCATCGGCGACGGCGCCAACGACCTCGACATGCTCGCCACCGCGGGCCTCGGCATCGCCTTCAACGCCAAGCCCGTGGTCCGCGACGCCGCCGACACCGCGGTCTCGGTGCCCTACCTCGACGCGATCCTGTTCCTGCTCGGCATTCGCCGCGACGAGGTGGACGCCGCCGACGCCAACGACCCCGATCTCGTCCGCGACGCGCCGCTCCCGGTTCCGGGCACCCCGCCGGTCTGA
- the dapC gene encoding succinyldiaminopimelate transaminase, with translation MATTNPALEQLGGYPLAGLQDLANELRADGGPVADFSIGDPDEPTPPFIRDALIDAVGPVSRYPTAAGQRALREAVASWVRTRHGVEVDPDVHVLPSAGSKEAIFHLPLAVLDPHGDRRAVVWGDPGYPVYGRGALFAGGVSDPVPLTHEGAWRLELGDLGADRLAAACLAWVNYPHNPTGAVVDVDYYRRQVATAREQGLLLASDECYQEVWFDEPAPSVLEVCEGNFTDVLAFVSLSKRSGMTGYRAGAIVGDPELIRRLRLLRPNVGTASPDFVQVAATAAWRDQTHVDARRAVFAAKRDVVLGFLRDAGIEVSGSDATFYVWFRAPGGDDTGYAEALLKERIIASPGTAFGPAGAGWMRLALVPTVQGCREAVERWAEAIDAGRLPS, from the coding sequence ATGGCAACGACGAACCCGGCGCTCGAGCAGCTGGGCGGCTACCCGCTCGCGGGGTTGCAGGACCTCGCCAACGAGCTGCGGGCCGATGGCGGCCCGGTAGCCGATTTCTCGATCGGCGACCCGGACGAACCCACGCCGCCGTTCATCCGTGACGCGTTGATCGACGCGGTCGGGCCGGTCAGCCGCTATCCCACGGCGGCCGGACAGCGGGCGTTGCGTGAGGCCGTCGCGAGCTGGGTCCGGACCCGCCACGGCGTCGAGGTCGACCCCGACGTGCACGTGCTGCCGTCCGCGGGCAGCAAGGAGGCGATCTTCCACCTGCCGCTCGCCGTGCTCGATCCCCACGGGGACCGGCGGGCGGTCGTCTGGGGCGACCCCGGCTATCCGGTGTACGGGCGTGGCGCCCTGTTCGCGGGCGGGGTCTCCGATCCGGTGCCCCTGACCCACGAGGGCGCGTGGCGCCTCGAACTGGGCGATCTCGGCGCCGACCGCCTCGCGGCCGCCTGCCTCGCCTGGGTGAACTACCCCCACAACCCCACCGGTGCGGTCGTCGACGTCGACTACTACCGCCGCCAGGTCGCAACGGCACGGGAACAGGGCCTGCTGCTGGCCTCGGACGAGTGCTACCAGGAGGTGTGGTTCGACGAGCCGGCGCCGAGCGTGCTCGAGGTGTGCGAGGGCAACTTCACCGACGTGCTCGCCTTCGTGTCGCTGTCCAAGCGCTCGGGCATGACCGGCTATCGCGCCGGGGCGATCGTCGGCGACCCGGAGCTGATCCGTCGCCTGCGCCTGCTGCGACCCAACGTCGGCACCGCCTCGCCCGACTTCGTCCAGGTGGCGGCGACGGCCGCGTGGCGCGACCAGACCCACGTCGATGCCAGGCGGGCGGTGTTCGCCGCCAAGCGCGACGTGGTGCTCGGCTTCCTGCGTGACGCGGGCATCGAGGTGAGCGGCTCGGACGCGACCTTCTACGTCTGGTTCCGCGCCCCGGGCGGCGACGACACCGGCTACGCCGAGGCGCTGCTGAAGGAGCGCATCATCGCCTCCCCCGGGACCGCGTTCGGACCGGCCGGAGCGGGGTGGATGCGCCTGGCGCTGGTCCCGACCGTCCAAGGCTGCCGCGAGGCGGTCGAACGCTGGGCCGAAGCCATCGACGCCGGACGCCTGCCGAGCTGA
- a CDS encoding DUF368 domain-containing protein, which translates to MDSHPPAPQGGDAEPIAPRPPEAAPDTAPQRPLDLLGTAAVGFGMGTADLVPGFSGGTVALITGIYPRLIANVRQGARTLSLLLRGQLRAAGTAFAAIEWGFVVSLLLGILAAIFSLATLLRGLLHHHPVPMSALFLGLIAGATVLAWQELRRPSGTHLLVVLGVGALTFVVLGLRSGPVADPTLAHFLVAGMIGVCAMILPGISGSFLLLMLGMYTNVIDAVSERDLGVIAVVGTGCVAGLASFATLLNWLLQRWHDLVLAALVGLMVGSVRVLWPWPSGVDGVGDTRLGAPVATEVPTALALGLTALVIVLVVGMLGKRVAERT; encoded by the coding sequence GTGGACAGCCATCCCCCCGCCCCGCAGGGCGGCGACGCCGAGCCGATCGCGCCACGGCCACCAGAGGCTGCGCCGGACACGGCCCCGCAGCGTCCGTTGGACCTGCTGGGGACCGCGGCCGTCGGCTTCGGCATGGGCACGGCCGACCTCGTACCCGGGTTCTCCGGTGGCACCGTGGCCCTGATCACCGGCATCTACCCCCGCCTGATCGCCAACGTGCGTCAGGGGGCGCGGACGTTGTCGCTGTTGCTGCGCGGGCAGTTGCGTGCCGCCGGGACGGCGTTCGCGGCGATCGAGTGGGGCTTCGTCGTCAGCCTGCTGCTCGGCATCCTCGCCGCCATCTTTTCCCTTGCCACGCTGCTCCGCGGACTGCTGCACCACCACCCCGTGCCGATGTCGGCGCTGTTCCTGGGCCTCATCGCCGGTGCGACCGTCCTGGCCTGGCAGGAACTGCGTCGACCTTCCGGGACCCACCTGCTGGTGGTGTTGGGCGTCGGCGCGCTGACCTTCGTCGTGCTCGGCCTACGGTCGGGGCCGGTCGCCGACCCCACGCTGGCCCACTTCCTCGTCGCCGGCATGATCGGCGTCTGCGCCATGATCCTGCCGGGCATCTCCGGCTCGTTCCTGCTGCTGATGCTCGGCATGTACACCAACGTCATCGACGCGGTCAGCGAGCGCGACCTCGGCGTGATCGCCGTGGTCGGGACTGGCTGCGTCGCCGGACTGGCGTCGTTCGCCACCCTGCTCAACTGGCTCCTGCAGCGCTGGCACGACCTCGTCCTGGCCGCCCTCGTCGGGTTGATGGTCGGGTCGGTGCGCGTGTTGTGGCCGTGGCCGAGCGGCGTCGACGGGGTCGGCGACACGCGGCTGGGCGCCCCGGTCGCCACCGAGGTGCCGACGGCACTCGCGCTCGGGCTGACGGCGCTCGTCATCGTGCTGGTCGTCGGCATGCTCGGCAAGCGCGTCGCCGAACGGACCTGA
- a CDS encoding glycerophosphodiester phosphodiesterase family protein yields the protein MPHPFLDADGPVAIAHRGGDHVGAENSMAAFADAVALGYRYLETDVHVSSDGVLVLHHDPTLDRVTDTVGAIAGLSWDVVSGARISSREPVPRFDEAVASFPDVRWIVDVKDDLAVEPMIARLRGDDELLARICVGSFSDSRLDRIRNALGERVCTSAGPAEVRRLRIGSLTRRGGSRVRLRADVLQVPLRFGAIPIVDRRFLAAAHWAAMPVQVWTVNEPGEMHRLLDLGVDGLVSDRTRLLRDVLAERGCWEATPGDDE from the coding sequence GTGCCCCATCCGTTCCTCGACGCCGACGGGCCGGTCGCCATTGCGCACCGGGGTGGCGACCACGTCGGTGCGGAGAACTCGATGGCGGCCTTCGCCGACGCGGTCGCGCTCGGCTACCGCTACCTCGAAACGGACGTGCACGTCTCCAGCGACGGGGTGCTGGTGCTCCACCACGACCCCACGCTCGACCGGGTCACCGACACCGTCGGTGCCATCGCCGGGTTGTCCTGGGACGTCGTCTCGGGCGCGCGGATCTCGAGCCGCGAGCCGGTCCCGCGTTTCGACGAGGCCGTCGCGAGCTTTCCGGACGTGCGGTGGATCGTGGACGTCAAGGACGACCTGGCGGTCGAGCCGATGATCGCCCGCCTGCGTGGTGACGACGAGCTGCTGGCCAGGATCTGCGTCGGCTCGTTCTCGGACTCGCGGCTGGACCGGATCCGCAACGCCCTCGGCGAGCGGGTGTGTACCTCGGCCGGCCCCGCCGAGGTGCGTCGCCTGCGCATCGGGTCGTTGACCCGGCGCGGCGGCAGCAGGGTGCGCCTGCGCGCCGACGTGCTGCAGGTTCCGTTGCGCTTCGGGGCGATCCCGATCGTCGACCGCCGCTTCCTCGCCGCCGCCCATTGGGCCGCCATGCCGGTCCAGGTCTGGACGGTGAACGAGCCGGGCGAGATGCACCGACTGCTCGACCTCGGCGTGGACGGGCTGGTCAGCGACCGCACCCGATTGTTGCGCGACGTCCTGGCCGAGCGGGGCTGCTGGGAGGCCACGCCCGGGGACGACGAGTAG
- a CDS encoding DapH/DapD/GlmU-related protein — translation MTATAALGIGLATISDAGEGTKVLDTWYPLVKLDDAPTAAAALAAAVGHRGGAGTFELTDAHVDAVTGQQSVSDAVRDAVAAGQVPPTVDTGTRRRAVVTFIEALDAAPVDAHDVYLRLHLLSHRLVQPHGASLEGAFGLLNNVVWTDLGPCDPDGFTALRLRLEADGHRLRVSSVDKFPRMTDYVVPGGVRIGDADRVRLGAHLAPGTTVMHEGFVNFNAGTLGASMVEGRISAGVVLGDGSDLGGSASVMGTLSGGGKEVIAVGEQCLIGANAGIGISLGDRCVVEAGLYVTAGTKVTLPDGAIVKASELSGQDGLLFLRDSVTGTVRVRMRQGETADWGGLNADLHAND, via the coding sequence ATGACCGCCACCGCCGCGCTCGGCATCGGCCTGGCCACCATCTCCGACGCCGGCGAGGGCACCAAGGTGCTCGACACCTGGTACCCGCTCGTCAAGCTCGACGACGCACCGACCGCGGCCGCCGCGCTCGCCGCCGCGGTCGGTCACCGTGGCGGAGCCGGCACGTTCGAGCTGACCGACGCGCACGTCGACGCCGTCACCGGACAGCAGAGCGTTTCCGACGCCGTCCGCGACGCGGTCGCCGCCGGGCAGGTGCCGCCCACCGTCGACACCGGCACACGTCGGCGGGCCGTGGTGACCTTCATCGAGGCACTGGACGCGGCTCCGGTCGACGCCCACGACGTCTACCTGCGGCTGCACCTGCTCTCGCATCGACTCGTCCAGCCGCACGGCGCTTCGCTGGAGGGCGCGTTCGGGCTGCTGAACAACGTGGTGTGGACCGACCTCGGGCCGTGCGACCCGGACGGGTTCACCGCCCTGCGCCTGCGGCTCGAGGCGGACGGGCACCGACTCCGCGTCAGCAGCGTCGACAAGTTCCCGCGCATGACCGACTACGTCGTGCCCGGCGGTGTGCGCATCGGCGACGCCGACCGGGTCCGCCTCGGCGCCCACCTCGCCCCGGGGACGACCGTGATGCACGAGGGGTTCGTCAACTTCAACGCGGGCACGCTCGGCGCCTCGATGGTCGAGGGCCGGATCTCCGCCGGCGTGGTGCTGGGCGACGGCTCCGACCTCGGTGGCAGCGCCTCGGTGATGGGCACGCTCTCGGGTGGTGGCAAGGAGGTGATCGCCGTCGGCGAACAGTGCCTGATCGGCGCCAATGCCGGCATCGGGATCTCGCTCGGTGACCGCTGCGTGGTCGAGGCCGGCCTCTACGTCACCGCGGGCACCAAGGTCACGCTGCCCGACGGCGCGATCGTCAAGGCCAGCGAACTGTCGGGCCAGGACGGCCTGCTGTTCCTGCGCGACTCGGTGACCGGAACGGTGCGCGTGCGCATGCGTCAGGGTGAGACGGCCGACTGGGGCGGCCTCAACGCCGACCTGCACGCCAATGACTGA
- the dapE gene encoding succinyl-diaminopimelate desuccinylase codes for MTDRDDLVTRLVEHCGHLCTTGDEGPIADAMQARYTDLGEEVTRVGHSIVVDGRRGMPARPLVLLVGHLDVVPPTDADVQTRREDRDGVDVVVGRGTSDMKAGNVVAMAAFEDRALREASPYDLALVLYAGEEGPADGNELRTVLDEVPWLREAALAIVLEPTDGEVQLGCLGGLHAVVTFAGRQAHSARPWHGRNALTMAGAFLAELDADHVREVDLDGIVYKDVWSATQAWTDGLGPGPRAETTPVRNVIPGAFMVNLNFRFAPSRDLAEAEAELRERIGDRARVEIVDRSPGAPPRLSDPVVRAFVDRIGAPVAAKQAWTDVARFAEVGVPALNYGPGLTAQAHQRGEYVRVDDLEIAATRLRSFLATPV; via the coding sequence ATGACTGACCGCGACGACCTGGTCACCCGCCTGGTCGAGCACTGCGGCCACCTCTGCACCACCGGCGACGAGGGCCCGATCGCCGACGCGATGCAGGCGCGCTACACCGACCTCGGCGAGGAGGTCACCCGCGTCGGGCACAGCATCGTGGTGGACGGACGCCGTGGGATGCCGGCCCGTCCCCTGGTGCTGCTGGTCGGCCACCTCGACGTCGTCCCGCCCACGGACGCCGACGTGCAAACGCGTCGTGAGGACCGCGACGGTGTCGACGTGGTCGTGGGACGCGGCACCTCGGACATGAAGGCGGGCAACGTGGTCGCCATGGCGGCCTTCGAGGACCGGGCCCTGCGCGAGGCATCGCCCTACGACCTCGCGCTCGTCCTCTATGCGGGTGAGGAGGGACCGGCCGACGGCAACGAGCTTCGGACCGTGCTCGACGAGGTGCCGTGGCTGCGGGAGGCGGCACTGGCCATCGTGCTGGAACCGACCGACGGCGAGGTGCAACTGGGCTGCCTCGGTGGACTGCACGCCGTCGTGACGTTCGCGGGTCGACAGGCGCATTCGGCACGGCCATGGCACGGCCGCAACGCGCTGACGATGGCCGGGGCGTTCCTGGCCGAACTCGACGCCGACCACGTCCGCGAGGTCGACCTGGACGGGATCGTCTACAAGGACGTGTGGTCGGCGACGCAGGCGTGGACCGACGGCCTCGGGCCGGGGCCCCGTGCGGAGACCACGCCGGTCCGCAACGTCATCCCGGGTGCGTTCATGGTCAACCTCAACTTCCGGTTCGCGCCGTCGCGCGACCTGGCCGAGGCCGAGGCCGAGCTTCGCGAGCGGATCGGGGACCGGGCGCGGGTCGAGATCGTGGACCGCTCCCCCGGCGCGCCGCCGCGGTTGTCCGACCCGGTCGTGCGGGCGTTCGTCGACCGCATCGGCGCGCCCGTCGCGGCGAAGCAGGCCTGGACCGACGTCGCCCGCTTCGCCGAGGTCGGCGTACCCGCGCTCAACTACGGCCCGGGGCTGACGGCACAGGCGCACCAACGCGGCGAGTACGTCCGCGTCGACGACCTCGAGATCGCGGCCACGCGACTGCGGTCGTTCCTGGCGACGCCGGTGTGA
- a CDS encoding 2-phosphosulfolactate phosphatase — protein sequence MSGAVFVDLDGAAADDAVVVIDVLRAFTTVPWALHRGAGRVLAVDTPERAFALREQHVPDAVLAGEQGGKPLDGFDLGNSPSDVATWDFAGRPFVHRTTAGTQGLVRCQDSPVLLAASFVTAAATARALRSARVSRVTYVVTGASLGRDGDEDLACAELIAARVAGNDPDPRPFLERVACSDAGRTFGGDGPAWLPQIDVDLAREVDRFDVALFARPVIELEAVELVGG from the coding sequence GTGAGCGGCGCCGTCTTCGTCGACCTCGACGGCGCGGCGGCCGACGACGCCGTGGTCGTGATCGATGTCCTGCGCGCCTTCACGACCGTTCCCTGGGCACTGCACCGGGGAGCGGGACGCGTGCTGGCCGTCGACACGCCCGAGCGCGCGTTCGCGCTGCGCGAGCAACACGTTCCCGACGCCGTGCTCGCGGGCGAGCAGGGCGGCAAGCCCCTTGACGGGTTCGACCTCGGCAACTCCCCCAGCGACGTGGCGACCTGGGACTTCGCCGGTCGCCCGTTCGTGCACCGCACCACCGCCGGCACCCAGGGGCTGGTCCGCTGTCAGGACAGCCCGGTGCTGCTCGCCGCCTCGTTCGTGACGGCGGCGGCGACGGCACGGGCCCTGCGGTCGGCAAGGGTCTCGCGGGTGACCTACGTGGTCACGGGCGCCTCGCTCGGTCGCGACGGCGACGAGGACCTCGCCTGTGCCGAGTTGATCGCGGCGCGGGTCGCGGGGAACGACCCCGATCCGCGGCCGTTCCTCGAGCGGGTCGCGTGCAGCGACGCCGGCCGCACGTTCGGCGGCGACGGGCCGGCCTGGCTGCCGCAGATCGACGTCGATCTCGCCCGCGAGGTCGACCGCTTCGACGTGGCCCTGTTCGCCCGACCGGTCATCGAACTGGAGGCGGTCGAGCTCGTCGGCGGCTAG